A genome region from Baekduia alba includes the following:
- a CDS encoding MBL fold metallo-hydrolase: MLIRRLTWCGIEIEAADGSTAVIDLLEDVTPLAPFLGAPQGSLADLPYAGRARVAAVTHLHRDHADAAAIARALRPDGVLLRPPAMTGELLEVAGTRAAEQELAAHELPTLVLDEGEAARQGPFLLTALRAVDGSGDTQVTWLIEVDGYKVVHAGDTMWHGEWWRRAMAHGPIDVAFLPINGAVGDFPHRQPASGLSGAMTPEQAVAAAAAMGARRIVPIHYGLFDHPPRYRAIAGAEERLLDAARERDVVVALPALGEQLAIPTPSTETETEKAPA; the protein is encoded by the coding sequence ATGCTGATCCGCCGCCTCACCTGGTGCGGGATCGAGATCGAGGCCGCCGACGGCAGCACCGCCGTGATCGACCTCCTCGAGGACGTCACGCCGCTGGCGCCGTTCCTCGGCGCGCCGCAGGGGTCGCTCGCCGACCTGCCCTACGCCGGGCGCGCGCGGGTCGCGGCCGTCACCCACCTCCACCGCGACCACGCCGACGCCGCGGCCATCGCCCGGGCGCTGCGCCCCGACGGCGTGCTGCTGCGACCGCCGGCGATGACCGGCGAGCTGCTGGAGGTCGCGGGCACCCGCGCCGCCGAGCAGGAGCTCGCGGCCCACGAGCTGCCCACGCTCGTGCTCGACGAGGGCGAGGCCGCGCGCCAGGGGCCCTTCCTGCTCACCGCGCTGCGCGCCGTCGACGGCAGCGGCGATACGCAGGTGACGTGGCTGATCGAGGTCGACGGCTACAAGGTCGTCCACGCCGGCGACACGATGTGGCACGGCGAGTGGTGGCGCCGCGCGATGGCCCACGGCCCGATCGACGTGGCGTTCCTGCCGATCAACGGCGCCGTCGGCGACTTCCCGCACCGGCAACCGGCCAGCGGGCTGAGCGGCGCGATGACGCCCGAGCAGGCGGTCGCGGCCGCGGCTGCGATGGGCGCCCGCCGGATCGTCCCCATCCACTACGGGCTCTTCGACCACCCGCCGCGCTACCGAGCGATCGCCGGCGCCGAGGAGCGGCTCCTCGACGCCGCGCGCGAGCGCGACGTCGTCGTCGCCCTCCCCGCGCTCGGCGAGCAGCTCGCCATCCCCACCCCATCGACCGAGACCGAGACCGAGAAGGCCCCCGCATGA
- the glsA gene encoding glutaminase A, whose protein sequence is MPDDPYISTGSLPPAADVQALLDEAHARFAGIADGETSDVYPALAVVPPDLFGIAVASTDRTVLTTGDAQHAFTIMSVAKPFVFALVCDRLGADLLRDRIGVNGTGLPFNSLAAVEHSADGRTNPMVNAGAIATTSLVPGATVAERWAFVRDGLSAFAGRALDLDEEILASARATNARNQGLARLLQSYGRLYADPAEAVDLYTGQSALSVTARDLAVMGATLADGGVNPVTGRRVVDAATCHATLAVMVTAGLYETSGDWFYDVGLPAKSGIGGGLVTVSPGKGGMGTFAPRLDAAGNSVRGALVARHLSARLGTDLLLSAPDR, encoded by the coding sequence ATGCCCGACGACCCCTACATCTCGACCGGAAGCCTACCGCCCGCCGCCGACGTCCAGGCGCTGCTCGACGAGGCGCACGCGCGATTCGCCGGGATCGCCGACGGCGAGACGTCCGACGTCTACCCCGCCCTCGCCGTCGTGCCGCCCGACCTGTTCGGGATCGCCGTGGCCTCGACGGATCGGACGGTGCTCACCACCGGCGACGCCCAGCACGCCTTCACGATCATGAGCGTCGCCAAGCCGTTCGTGTTCGCCCTGGTCTGCGACCGCCTCGGCGCCGACCTGCTGCGCGACCGCATCGGCGTCAACGGCACGGGCCTGCCCTTCAACTCGCTGGCCGCGGTGGAGCACAGCGCGGACGGCCGGACCAACCCCATGGTCAACGCCGGCGCGATCGCGACGACGAGCCTCGTCCCGGGCGCGACGGTCGCCGAGCGCTGGGCGTTCGTGCGCGACGGGCTGTCGGCGTTCGCGGGCCGCGCGCTGGACCTCGACGAGGAGATCCTCGCCTCGGCCCGCGCGACCAACGCCCGCAACCAGGGCCTGGCGCGGCTGCTGCAGAGCTACGGCCGGCTGTACGCCGACCCGGCCGAGGCGGTCGACCTCTACACCGGCCAGAGCGCGCTGTCGGTCACCGCGCGCGACCTCGCGGTGATGGGCGCGACGCTGGCCGACGGCGGCGTCAACCCCGTCACCGGCCGGCGCGTGGTCGACGCCGCGACCTGCCACGCGACGCTCGCGGTCATGGTCACCGCCGGCCTGTACGAGACCTCCGGCGACTGGTTCTACGACGTCGGCCTGCCGGCCAAGAGCGGGATCGGCGGCGGCCTCGTCACGGTCTCGCCCGGCAAGGGCGGGATGGGCACGTTCGCGCCCCGCCTCGACGCGGCGGGCAACAGCGTCCGCGGCGCGCTCGTCGCCCGCCACCTCTCGGCGCGGCTCGGGACCGACCTGCTCCTGTCGGCCCCGGACCGCTGA
- a CDS encoding RrF2 family transcriptional regulator: MRISAKADYGVRAAVELAIAEGGSLSADAVARAQDIPVFFLKKIFNDLRVANLVATTRGRGGGYRLARPASAISVADVLRAIDGPLADVHGEAPENLNYEGLAEPLQDVWIALRANARAVLETVTLAHIADRRLPKRITKLASSDDARFRR; the protein is encoded by the coding sequence GTGCGCATCTCCGCCAAGGCCGACTACGGGGTCCGCGCGGCGGTGGAGCTCGCGATCGCTGAGGGCGGCTCACTGTCGGCTGACGCCGTCGCACGCGCCCAGGACATCCCCGTCTTCTTCCTCAAGAAGATCTTCAACGACCTGCGCGTCGCCAACCTCGTCGCGACGACGCGCGGGCGCGGCGGCGGCTACCGCCTCGCCCGGCCCGCATCGGCGATCTCCGTCGCCGACGTCCTGCGCGCGATCGACGGCCCACTCGCCGACGTGCACGGCGAGGCCCCCGAGAACCTCAACTACGAGGGCCTGGCCGAGCCGCTGCAGGACGTGTGGATCGCCCTACGCGCCAACGCCCGGGCCGTGCTGGAGACCGTGACGCTGGCCCACATCGCCGACCGACGGCTCCCCAAGCGCATCACGAAGCTCGCGAGCAGCGACGACGCGCGCTTCCGCCGCTGA
- a CDS encoding FAD:protein FMN transferase has product MPPRHVHVEQVMGTAVSLDVRGADVPVARAAAAQLAAWLHDVDRRFSTYRDDSEIRRIDRGELALGEASEDVRWVLDRCDRLRRETGGAFDDRAGGRLDPSALVKGWAVERGGDLLVAAGLTDFMINAGGDVIVRGGALPEQVWRVGIQHPRDRTTIAAAVSVTDQAVATSGTYERGAHLIDPRTGEPPSGVLSVTVIGPDLGLADAYSTAAFVLGPDGPAWTLRLEGYEAMTILADDRVLRTPGFPQG; this is encoded by the coding sequence ATGCCCCCACGCCACGTCCACGTCGAGCAGGTCATGGGCACGGCCGTCTCGCTCGACGTCCGCGGCGCCGACGTGCCCGTCGCGCGGGCGGCGGCCGCCCAGCTCGCGGCCTGGCTGCACGACGTCGACCGCCGCTTCAGCACCTACCGCGACGACAGCGAGATCCGCCGCATCGACCGCGGCGAGCTGGCGCTCGGGGAGGCCAGCGAGGACGTGCGCTGGGTGCTGGACCGCTGCGATCGACTGCGGCGCGAGACCGGCGGCGCCTTCGACGACCGCGCCGGAGGCCGGCTCGACCCGTCCGCGCTCGTCAAGGGCTGGGCCGTCGAGCGCGGCGGCGACCTCCTGGTCGCGGCGGGCCTGACCGACTTCATGATCAACGCCGGCGGCGACGTGATCGTGCGCGGCGGCGCGCTGCCCGAGCAGGTCTGGCGCGTCGGCATCCAGCACCCGCGCGACCGGACGACGATCGCGGCCGCCGTGAGCGTCACCGACCAGGCCGTCGCCACGTCCGGCACCTACGAGCGCGGAGCGCACCTGATCGATCCGCGCACCGGCGAGCCGCCGTCCGGCGTCCTGTCGGTGACGGTCATCGGCCCGGACCTCGGGCTCGCCGACGCGTACTCGACCGCGGCGTTCGTCCTCGGTCCCGACGGGCCCGCGTGGACGCTGCGCCTGGAGGGCTACGAGGCGATGACGATCCTCGCCGACGACCGGGTCCTGCGCACGCCCGGCTTCCCGCAGGGCTGA
- a CDS encoding peroxiredoxin, with protein sequence MALTIGDTAPDFEADTTEGRIAFHDWIGDGWAVLFSHPRDFTPVCSTELGYMASIKPDFDSRNTKIVGLSTDPVGNHEKWAEDIQAIGGTAPNYPIISDSDHSVAKLYEMLPADVEGDPTERTPAQNATLRNVFVVGPDKKIKLVLIYPMTTGRNFDEVLRVIDSLQRTSQHAVATPAQWQPGDDVIIAGSVSDEAAREKYPDGWGGARPYIRTVPDPAA encoded by the coding sequence ATGGCATTGACCATCGGCGACACCGCTCCCGACTTCGAGGCAGACACCACCGAGGGGCGGATCGCGTTCCACGACTGGATCGGCGACGGCTGGGCCGTGCTCTTCTCCCACCCGCGCGACTTCACCCCGGTCTGCTCGACCGAGCTCGGCTACATGGCGTCGATCAAGCCGGACTTCGACAGCCGCAACACCAAGATCGTCGGCCTGTCGACCGACCCCGTCGGCAACCACGAGAAGTGGGCCGAGGACATCCAGGCGATCGGCGGCACCGCGCCCAACTACCCGATCATCTCCGACTCCGACCACAGCGTCGCCAAGCTGTACGAGATGCTGCCGGCCGACGTCGAGGGCGACCCGACCGAGCGCACCCCGGCTCAGAACGCCACGCTGCGCAACGTCTTCGTGGTCGGCCCGGACAAGAAGATCAAGTTGGTGTTGATCTACCCGATGACGACCGGCCGCAACTTCGACGAGGTCCTGCGCGTGATCGACTCGCTCCAGCGCACGAGCCAGCACGCGGTCGCGACGCCGGCGCAGTGGCAGCCGGGCGACGACGTGATCATCGCCGGCTCGGTGTCCGACGAGGCCGCGCGCGAGAAGTACCCCGACGGCTGGGGCGGCGCGCGCCCCTACATCCGGACCGTCCCGGACCCCGCGGCCTAG
- a CDS encoding ferredoxin reductase family protein — MRDASLWIDYREPEPAPAAADAPPPPRPPVVEHVRRAVRRPRRLPARQRPRVVDALTALAGLGFGATLALGVNAESAGSLRADGGLATAGGRVAGLAAAYAMVVVVVLVARLPPLERATGQDRLVGWHRKLGPWPLYLLCAHGALITIGYAQAAHDGLLHQLGQLLWTYPGIVASTVAFVLLMAAGITSYRLARRRLAYETWWSVHLYTYLALFLAFSHQVDTGASFVGHPWARHWWTALWIGTLVLVVACRVVLPLWRSLRHQVRVVGVQPEGPGTFSVLLAGRRLDRLPIAGGQFLQWRFLRPGLWWQAHPYSLSAAPAGRHLRITVKDLGDHSAALARVPAGTRVAIEGPYGAFTADARRGDRLLLIGAGVGITPIRALLQELPAGVDVEVVLRGSRAEDLVLRDEVAKHVRRRGGRVHELIGSRAEVTLDAPALRRLVPDIARRDVYLCGPAGFAELVGDAARAAGVPSGRIHHESFSL; from the coding sequence ATGCGTGACGCCAGCCTCTGGATCGACTACCGCGAGCCGGAGCCCGCGCCGGCTGCGGCCGACGCACCGCCGCCGCCCCGGCCGCCGGTCGTCGAGCACGTCCGCCGCGCCGTGCGCCGCCCGCGCCGGCTGCCCGCCCGCCAGCGGCCCCGCGTCGTCGACGCCCTCACCGCGCTCGCCGGTCTCGGCTTCGGCGCCACGCTGGCGCTCGGCGTCAACGCCGAGTCGGCCGGCTCGCTGCGCGCCGACGGCGGCCTGGCGACGGCCGGCGGCCGCGTGGCCGGCCTGGCCGCCGCGTACGCGATGGTGGTCGTCGTGGTGCTCGTCGCACGGCTGCCGCCGCTGGAGCGCGCGACCGGTCAGGACCGCCTCGTCGGCTGGCACCGCAAGCTCGGCCCGTGGCCGCTCTACCTGCTCTGCGCGCACGGCGCGCTGATCACGATCGGCTACGCGCAGGCCGCCCACGACGGGCTGCTGCACCAGCTGGGCCAGCTGCTGTGGACCTACCCGGGCATCGTCGCCTCGACCGTCGCGTTCGTGCTGCTGATGGCGGCCGGCATCACGTCCTACCGCCTCGCCCGCCGCCGGCTCGCCTACGAGACCTGGTGGTCGGTGCACTTGTACACCTACCTGGCGTTGTTCCTGGCCTTCTCGCACCAGGTCGACACCGGCGCGTCGTTCGTCGGCCACCCCTGGGCGCGGCACTGGTGGACGGCGCTGTGGATCGGGACGCTCGTGCTCGTCGTCGCCTGCCGCGTCGTGCTGCCGTTGTGGCGCTCGCTGCGCCATCAGGTGCGGGTGGTCGGCGTCCAGCCGGAAGGGCCCGGCACGTTCTCGGTCCTGCTGGCCGGCCGGCGCCTGGACCGGCTGCCGATCGCCGGCGGGCAGTTCCTGCAGTGGCGCTTCCTGCGTCCCGGGCTGTGGTGGCAGGCGCATCCCTACTCCCTGTCGGCGGCGCCCGCCGGCCGGCACCTGCGGATCACCGTCAAGGACCTCGGCGACCACAGCGCCGCGCTGGCGCGCGTGCCCGCCGGGACGCGCGTGGCGATCGAAGGCCCCTACGGCGCGTTCACCGCCGACGCGCGGCGCGGCGACCGCCTGCTGCTGATCGGCGCCGGCGTCGGCATCACACCGATCCGCGCGCTGCTGCAGGAGCTGCCGGCCGGCGTCGACGTCGAGGTCGTGCTGCGCGGCTCGCGCGCGGAGGACCTCGTGCTGCGCGACGAGGTCGCCAAGCACGTCCGCCGGCGCGGCGGGCGGGTGCACGAGCTGATCGGGTCGCGCGCGGAGGTCACCCTCGACGCGCCGGCCCTGCGCCGCCTCGTCCCCGACATCGCGCGGCGCGACGTCTACCTCTGCGGGCCGGCGGGCTTCGCCGAGCTGGTCGGCGACGCCGCCCGCGCCGCCGGCGTGCCGTCCGGCCGCATCCACCACGAGTCGTTCTCGCTCTGA
- a CDS encoding MBL fold metallo-hydrolase codes for MSDQTPSTPTTPDVRDVAPGVRQVAVGHPFLSYMYLLDSDEGVIAFDAGIRGSGPDILAAAGGTIAKVVLSHAHADHRGGAPELDAPIFCHPDEVPDAQGEWPQSYLDFGLIENELVRDGIQQLNRQWDSGPLEIAGTVVEGDEVAGLRVIHVPGHAPGEIALFRAADGLLIAGDAIYTQDLEIAQPAPARVPHPSTNWSTDQARASIRKLITYNPTSVWTSHADAVTGDDIAAQLEAAAAFGEG; via the coding sequence ATGAGCGACCAGACCCCCTCCACCCCGACCACCCCCGACGTCCGCGACGTCGCGCCCGGCGTCCGGCAGGTCGCGGTCGGCCACCCGTTCCTCAGCTACATGTACCTGCTCGACAGCGACGAGGGCGTCATCGCCTTCGACGCCGGCATCCGCGGCAGCGGCCCGGACATCCTGGCCGCCGCGGGCGGCACGATCGCCAAGGTCGTCCTCAGCCACGCCCACGCCGACCACCGCGGCGGCGCGCCCGAGCTCGACGCCCCGATCTTCTGCCACCCCGACGAAGTCCCCGACGCCCAGGGCGAATGGCCGCAGTCCTACCTGGACTTCGGCCTCATCGAGAACGAGCTGGTCCGCGACGGCATCCAGCAGCTCAACCGCCAATGGGACAGCGGACCGCTGGAGATCGCCGGCACGGTCGTGGAGGGCGACGAGGTCGCCGGTCTGCGGGTCATCCACGTCCCCGGCCACGCCCCCGGCGAGATCGCGCTCTTCCGCGCCGCCGACGGCCTGCTGATCGCCGGAGACGCGATCTACACCCAGGACCTCGAGATCGCCCAGCCCGCACCCGCTCGCGTCCCGCACCCCTCGACCAACTGGAGCACCGACCAGGCGCGCGCGTCGATCCGCAAGCTCATCACCTACAACCCGACCAGCGTGTGGACGAGCCACGCCGACGCCGTGACCGGTGACGACATCGCCGCCCAGCTCGAGGCCGCCGCCGCCTTCGGCGAGGGCTGA
- a CDS encoding ferritin-like domain-containing protein → MTNFRIEDLDPSGDVRQSADDAGAWDPSGTRRNLLRQAGIGGAAVFGVSALLSPLDAFASATAGQRGAYSTSGSRSIRRGKANANDVKIGNYALTLEYLEAAFYAAADKAGYADADIAAAAKTLAAHEAAHVAALKKVLGSAAVKPPTVNLDTVGKLLADQNTFIKTAASIEPVGTAAYAGAGPYINNLAIVKAALSIHSVEANHAAYTAALVKFKGIDTSADPIPNAFNPAFSFNKTIKTVSGLNIVKGDLQP, encoded by the coding sequence ATGACCAATTTCCGAATCGAGGACCTCGACCCGTCCGGCGATGTGCGCCAGTCGGCGGACGACGCCGGCGCGTGGGATCCCAGCGGCACGCGGCGCAACCTGCTGCGGCAGGCCGGGATCGGCGGCGCGGCGGTGTTCGGCGTCAGCGCCCTGCTGTCGCCGCTGGACGCGTTCGCGTCGGCGACGGCCGGCCAGAGGGGCGCCTACTCCACGTCGGGCTCGCGGTCGATCCGGCGCGGCAAGGCCAATGCCAACGACGTCAAGATCGGCAACTACGCGTTGACGTTGGAGTACCTGGAGGCCGCGTTCTACGCCGCCGCCGACAAGGCCGGCTATGCCGACGCCGACATCGCCGCCGCCGCCAAGACGCTGGCCGCCCACGAGGCCGCCCACGTCGCGGCGCTCAAGAAGGTGCTGGGCTCGGCCGCCGTCAAGCCGCCGACCGTCAACCTCGACACGGTCGGCAAGCTGCTCGCCGACCAGAACACGTTCATCAAGACGGCCGCCTCGATCGAGCCGGTCGGCACCGCCGCCTACGCCGGCGCCGGCCCCTACATCAACAACCTGGCCATCGTGAAGGCCGCCCTCTCGATCCACTCGGTCGAGGCCAACCACGCCGCCTACACGGCCGCGCTGGTCAAGTTCAAGGGCATCGACACCTCGGCCGACCCGATCCCGAACGCCTTCAACCCGGCGTTCTCCTTCAACAAGACGATCAAGACGGTCTCCGGCCTGAACATCGTCAAGGGCGACCTCCAGCCCTAG
- a CDS encoding cupredoxin domain-containing protein: MNARAKLATLGTLVVCGSAVALPSALAAGQTTVTLKDISFKKSTVTIAKGASVTWIWKDGPSPHNVTFARRHSATKKTGTYTLAFARAGTFTYHCTIHPGMDGKVVVR, from the coding sequence ATGAACGCACGCGCGAAGCTCGCCACCCTCGGCACCCTGGTCGTCTGCGGCAGCGCGGTGGCGCTGCCCTCCGCCCTGGCCGCCGGCCAGACGACGGTCACGCTGAAGGACATCTCCTTCAAGAAGTCCACCGTGACGATCGCCAAGGGCGCGTCGGTGACCTGGATCTGGAAGGACGGCCCGTCGCCGCACAACGTCACGTTCGCCCGCCGGCACAGCGCGACGAAGAAGACCGGGACCTACACCTTGGCGTTCGCCAGGGCCGGGACGTTCACCTACCACTGCACGATCCACCCGGGGATGGACGGCAAGGTCGTCGTCCGCTGA
- a CDS encoding TetR/AcrR family transcriptional regulator, with protein MARTPETAARPERIAVTPLGLRTRAALLQGGRVVAERDGLPALSVAAVVKEAGVAKGTFYVHFTDRDAFVAALRDDSRARIAEHVSEHIGDLEPGIERLTTGLTAYLDACLANRTVKAVIQEVRDDAGGRASLAALVEGNLRAMGWHDAPSAARLVVAMAVEVALAEHESGAKQHGARRWLRRLVERG; from the coding sequence ATGGCCCGGACCCCCGAGACCGCAGCGCGCCCCGAGCGCATCGCCGTGACGCCCCTGGGGCTGCGCACGCGCGCGGCGCTGTTGCAGGGCGGCCGCGTCGTGGCCGAGCGCGACGGCCTCCCCGCGCTCAGCGTGGCGGCCGTGGTCAAGGAGGCCGGCGTGGCCAAGGGCACGTTCTACGTGCACTTCACCGACCGCGACGCGTTCGTCGCCGCCCTGCGCGACGACTCCCGCGCGCGCATCGCCGAGCACGTCTCCGAGCACATCGGCGACCTCGAGCCCGGGATCGAGCGGCTGACGACGGGCCTCACCGCCTACCTCGACGCCTGCCTGGCCAACCGCACGGTCAAGGCCGTGATCCAGGAGGTGCGCGACGACGCCGGCGGTCGCGCGTCGCTGGCGGCGCTGGTCGAGGGCAACCTCCGCGCCATGGGCTGGCACGACGCCCCGAGCGCCGCGCGCCTGGTCGTCGCGATGGCCGTCGAGGTCGCGCTGGCCGAGCACGAGAGCGGGGCCAAGCAGCACGGCGCCCGCCGCTGGCTGCGCCGCCTCGTCGAGCGCGGCTAG
- the lhgO gene encoding L-2-hydroxyglutarate oxidase, with amino-acid sequence MSGDRRDLVVVGAGIVALAAVRELLARRPGLRVTVLEREDGVARHQTGSNSGVVHGGIYYKPGSLKARLCVEGAQKLYAYCDARGIPYERCGKVIVALSERELPGLDELQARGLANGVPGLRRVGPAELAEIEPHAAGVAALHSPTTGIVDFGAVARALAADVQAAGAELRTGCAVTAIAPADGGVRVTTADGEQLRARRGLVCAGAWTDRLARAAGAPADPRIVPFRGAYLRLRPERRALVRSLIYPVPDPALPFLGVHLTKRIDGEVWLGPTALMVGAPDAYNLRRVDPRSVAATLAWPGTWRMMRRHWRAGAGELRLGASRAAFVRACAAYVPELGADDVVAGPAGVRAQAVGRDGALVDDFVVHDVGGVQYVRNAPSPAATSALALAGLLADRVAPALA; translated from the coding sequence GTGAGCGGGGATCGGCGCGATCTCGTGGTCGTGGGCGCGGGCATCGTCGCGCTGGCCGCCGTGCGCGAGCTGCTGGCGCGCCGGCCCGGCCTGCGCGTGACGGTGCTCGAGCGCGAGGACGGCGTCGCGCGGCACCAGACCGGGTCCAACTCGGGCGTCGTCCACGGCGGCATCTACTACAAGCCGGGCTCGCTGAAGGCGCGGCTGTGCGTCGAGGGCGCACAGAAGCTGTACGCCTACTGCGACGCCCGCGGGATCCCGTACGAGCGCTGCGGCAAGGTGATCGTCGCCCTGAGCGAGCGCGAGCTGCCGGGCCTCGACGAGCTCCAGGCGCGCGGCCTGGCCAACGGCGTCCCGGGCCTGCGCCGCGTCGGGCCGGCCGAGCTGGCCGAGATCGAGCCGCACGCGGCCGGCGTCGCCGCGCTGCACTCGCCGACGACCGGGATCGTCGACTTCGGCGCGGTCGCGCGGGCGCTGGCGGCCGACGTCCAGGCGGCCGGCGCCGAGCTGCGGACCGGCTGCGCGGTCACCGCGATCGCGCCCGCCGACGGTGGCGTCCGGGTCACGACCGCCGACGGCGAGCAGCTGCGGGCACGCCGCGGCCTGGTCTGCGCCGGGGCGTGGACCGACCGCCTGGCGCGCGCCGCCGGCGCGCCGGCCGACCCGCGCATCGTCCCGTTCCGCGGCGCCTACCTGCGGCTGCGCCCGGAGCGGCGCGCGCTCGTGCGCTCGCTGATCTACCCCGTCCCGGACCCCGCCCTGCCGTTCCTCGGCGTCCATCTGACCAAGCGGATCGACGGCGAGGTGTGGCTCGGCCCGACCGCGCTGATGGTCGGCGCGCCCGACGCCTACAACCTGCGTCGCGTCGATCCGCGCAGCGTCGCCGCGACGCTGGCCTGGCCCGGAACGTGGCGGATGATGCGCCGCCACTGGCGCGCCGGCGCCGGCGAGCTGCGCCTCGGCGCCAGCCGCGCGGCGTTCGTCCGGGCGTGCGCGGCCTACGTGCCGGAGCTCGGCGCCGACGACGTCGTCGCGGGCCCGGCCGGCGTGCGCGCGCAGGCGGTGGGGCGCGACGGCGCGCTGGTCGACGACTTCGTCGTGCACGACGTCGGCGGCGTCCAGTACGTGCGCAACGCGCCCTCGCCGGCCGCGACGTCGGCGCTCGCGCTGGCGGGCCTGCTCGCCGACCGCGTCGCGCCCGCGTTGGCGTAG
- a CDS encoding endonuclease/exonuclease/phosphatase family protein, translated as MPPFPKPRFAYAFAVDDQLAALRKWRDEKSGRQIPKPRAGNLVLATWNVANLGVQERTDDAYRLIAEIVSWFDLITVQEVNANLDGVLAIRKHLPAGYALLFSDASGNRERQAFFYDTARVTQLEEVGRLAIPPAKLDQIRLPGTTTVFEGFDRGPYLGTFQAGKFELMLASVHLFFGSTKPADLERRTLETFALAWWAKKYHLDKTTYVPDLVPLGDFNLPKAVKGDRIFDALTSRGLVVPPHSSQIGSSIASDNQYDQVAFFPGESMTRFTGQMSVFDFDGALFQDLLAQRGRDDFLAWMRYYLSDHRPLWAEFRTT; from the coding sequence ATGCCCCCGTTCCCGAAGCCCCGCTTCGCGTACGCGTTCGCCGTCGACGACCAGCTCGCGGCGCTGCGGAAGTGGCGGGACGAGAAGTCGGGCCGGCAGATCCCGAAGCCGCGCGCCGGCAACCTGGTGCTCGCGACCTGGAACGTCGCCAACCTCGGCGTCCAGGAGCGCACCGACGACGCCTACCGGCTGATCGCCGAGATCGTCAGCTGGTTCGACCTCATCACCGTGCAGGAGGTCAACGCGAACCTGGACGGCGTCCTGGCGATCCGCAAGCACCTGCCCGCCGGCTACGCGCTGCTGTTCTCCGACGCGTCGGGCAACCGCGAGCGCCAGGCGTTCTTCTACGACACGGCGCGCGTCACCCAGCTCGAGGAGGTCGGCCGGCTCGCGATCCCGCCGGCCAAGCTCGACCAGATCAGGCTCCCGGGCACCACGACGGTCTTCGAGGGCTTCGACCGCGGCCCGTACCTCGGGACGTTCCAGGCCGGGAAGTTCGAGCTGATGCTCGCGAGCGTCCACCTGTTCTTCGGCTCGACCAAGCCGGCCGACCTCGAGCGCCGCACGCTCGAGACCTTCGCGCTGGCGTGGTGGGCCAAGAAGTACCACTTGGACAAGACCACCTACGTGCCCGACCTCGTCCCGCTCGGGGACTTCAACCTGCCCAAGGCGGTCAAGGGCGACCGGATCTTCGACGCGCTGACCTCGCGCGGCCTGGTGGTGCCGCCGCACTCGTCGCAGATCGGCTCGTCGATCGCCAGCGACAACCAGTACGACCAGGTCGCGTTCTTCCCCGGCGAGTCCATGACGCGCTTCACCGGGCAGATGAGCGTCTTCGACTTCGACGGCGCGCTGTTCCAGGACCTGCTCGCGCAGCGCGGCCGCGACGACTTCCTCGCCTGGATGCGCTACTACCTCTCCGACCACCGCCCGCTGTGGGCGGAGTTCCGGACGACCTGA
- a CDS encoding FMN-binding protein: MRRAPIVVTATVAGMVAVLNFKPHEPALPTAAAASPASTPSPSSSTPKTTTPETTTTSGTKVVTGTAIATRYGNAQVRITIAGGKITRIEALQLQGNDPKSVQISGGAEPLLQQSALQKQSAAIDTVSGATITSASYEASLQSALDKAGFKAADGSRGTSTVPDVPEHDDHGGPGDGDGVPPGFASPQG, from the coding sequence TTGCGCCGCGCTCCCATCGTCGTCACCGCCACCGTCGCCGGCATGGTCGCCGTGCTCAACTTCAAGCCGCACGAGCCGGCCCTGCCCACGGCGGCCGCGGCGTCGCCGGCGAGCACGCCGTCGCCCTCGTCGAGCACGCCCAAGACGACCACGCCCGAGACGACGACCACCTCCGGCACCAAGGTCGTCACCGGCACCGCGATCGCCACGCGCTACGGCAACGCGCAGGTCCGCATCACGATCGCCGGCGGCAAGATCACCAGGATCGAGGCGCTCCAGCTCCAGGGCAACGACCCCAAGTCGGTCCAGATCAGCGGTGGCGCCGAGCCGCTCCTGCAGCAGAGCGCGCTGCAGAAGCAGAGTGCCGCGATCGACACCGTCAGCGGCGCCACGATCACCAGCGCCAGCTACGAGGCGTCGCTGCAGTCGGCGCTCGACAAGGCCGGCTTCAAGGCCGCGGACGGCAGCCGCGGGACGTCGACCGTGCCCGACGTCCCGGAGCACGACGACCACGGCGGCCCCGGCGACGGCGACGGCGTCCCGCCCGGGTTCGCCTCGCCGCAGGGCTGA